From a single Candidatus Defluviilinea gracilis genomic region:
- a CDS encoding 8-oxoguanine deaminase translates to MPTLLIKNAHLLTMDDHHTEIPDGGLFIRDGFIEQVGQTSSLSSEADETLDLKGHVLLPGLVNTHHHFYQTLTRAVPAAQDANLFNWLKTLYPIWARLTPHDIFTSTQTALAELALSGCTTASDHLYLYPNGSKLDDEIAAAAEVGLRLHASRGSMSLGEADGGLPPDSVVDDEESILKDSLRLIQKYHDAKPGSMVQIVLAPCSPFSVTGELMKQSAKLAREYGVHLHTHLAETEDEEQFCLEKFGHRPGGYMQEVDWVGDDVWFAHAVWVNDEEIKVFAKHNCGVAHCPTSNMRLASGVAPIKEYRKAGVNVGLGVDGSASNDGSHLLAEVRNAMLLSRVKEGITGYSLSDDPNRKLMTAREALYLGTRGGAAVLGRKDIGSLESGKCADFFAVNLNKLGFAGMHDPVSAIVFGQPVNADYTVVGGKFIVKEGQLSTLDERQLAEKHNQAAKRLLAG, encoded by the coding sequence ATGCCCACCCTCCTCATCAAAAACGCCCACCTCCTCACCATGGACGACCACCACACCGAAATCCCCGATGGCGGTCTTTTTATCCGCGACGGTTTCATTGAACAAGTAGGACAAACTTCCAGTTTGTCCAGCGAGGCCGATGAAACCCTCGACCTCAAAGGTCACGTCCTCCTCCCGGGCCTCGTCAACACGCATCACCACTTCTACCAGACCCTCACGCGCGCCGTCCCTGCCGCGCAAGATGCCAACCTCTTCAACTGGCTCAAAACGCTCTACCCGATCTGGGCTCGCCTCACGCCCCACGATATTTTCACCTCGACTCAAACCGCCCTCGCGGAACTTGCCTTGTCTGGATGCACAACGGCTTCTGACCATCTCTACCTCTACCCAAACGGTTCAAAACTCGACGATGAGATTGCCGCGGCCGCGGAAGTGGGACTCCGCCTCCACGCCTCGCGCGGCTCCATGTCGCTGGGCGAAGCGGATGGCGGTCTCCCGCCCGACAGCGTGGTGGACGATGAAGAGTCTATCCTCAAAGACTCGCTACGTCTCATCCAAAAATATCACGACGCGAAACCAGGCTCGATGGTGCAAATTGTTTTGGCTCCGTGTTCACCGTTCAGCGTGACAGGCGAACTGATGAAACAATCTGCCAAGCTCGCGCGTGAATATGGCGTGCATCTGCACACGCATCTCGCCGAGACCGAAGACGAGGAACAATTTTGCTTGGAGAAATTCGGTCATCGCCCAGGCGGGTACATGCAAGAAGTGGATTGGGTTGGCGACGATGTCTGGTTCGCGCACGCCGTGTGGGTGAATGACGAAGAGATCAAAGTCTTCGCCAAGCACAACTGCGGAGTGGCGCACTGTCCCACCTCGAACATGCGACTCGCCTCTGGCGTCGCGCCGATCAAAGAATATCGCAAAGCAGGTGTGAATGTTGGCTTGGGCGTGGACGGCTCCGCATCCAATGACGGTTCACATCTTCTCGCCGAAGTCCGCAACGCGATGTTGTTGTCTCGCGTGAAAGAGGGAATTACAGGCTACTCATTATCCGATGATCCAAATAGAAAACTCATGACCGCCCGCGAAGCGTTATATCTAGGAACGCGCGGTGGGGCGGCGGTGTTAGGCAGAAAAGATATCGGAAGTTTGGAAAGTGGCAAATGCGCCGACTTCTTCGCCGTCAACTTGAACAAACTCGGCTTCGCAGGGATGCACGATCCCGTTTCGGCGATTGTCTTCGGTCAACCCGTCAATGCCGATTACACCGTCGTCGGCGGAAAGTTCATCGTCAAAGAAGGTCAACTCTCCACTCTGGATGAACGTCAACTTGCGGAGAAACACAACCAAGCCGCAAAACGCTTGTTGGCAGGTTAG
- a CDS encoding SRPBCC family protein, translating into MTSITRSVQILINTNLQPAFDYVSDLTKHPEWSGGELKIEAVSSEPIQVGKEYVSKGEFAIQKERPNRLKVTEFEPPHKFGFVANDPTIGDVFHTFTFSEKENHVLITRAIRLNLNPFMAFGFALFVYPLTGNPSMKRAFRNLKARLENAD; encoded by the coding sequence ATGACCTCAATCACCCGCTCTGTCCAAATCCTCATCAACACAAACCTCCAACCCGCTTTTGATTACGTTTCTGATCTGACGAAACACCCCGAATGGAGCGGCGGGGAATTGAAGATCGAAGCGGTTTCATCCGAGCCGATTCAAGTGGGGAAGGAATATGTCTCCAAAGGCGAGTTTGCGATACAAAAGGAGAGACCGAACAGACTAAAGGTCACTGAATTCGAACCTCCGCACAAATTTGGTTTTGTGGCGAACGATCCGACGATTGGGGATGTGTTCCACACTTTTACATTTTCAGAAAAAGAAAATCACGTGTTGATCACGCGCGCGATACGGTTGAATCTCAATCCGTTCATGGCGTTTGGGTTTGCCTTGTTTGTTTATCCGTTGACTGGTAACCCGTCCATGAAGAGGGCGTTTCGTAATCTCAAGGCAAGATTGGAGAACGCAGATTAA
- a CDS encoding NAD(P)/FAD-dependent oxidoreductase, with protein sequence MKTDWDVIVVGGGPAGFFAAIRCAELNPSLNVLILEKATQTLGKVIVSGGGRCNVTHACFDPARLVAFYPRGGNELRGAFARFQPRDTIAWFETRGVKLKTEADGRIFPVTDDSNTIADCLRSAAKSAGVEVWGHSRLGRVDRNQDESFQLTTQTLRDVFTRLRAGKLLLATGSDRKTLAIVKLLGHTVVDPVPSLFTFNVRDERIKGLEGVSVASVSLKMDSLSTQGALLITHWGLSGPAVLRLSAWGAREFYGMNYRAELTINWLDNYSFDKALDVLQRNKAWKENARKKLSSHAAFSQIPARLWKRLVDFIGDKNWADVSKEEVRKLAKELTAGTFTIQSKGVFKEEFVTCGGVNLKEVDFKTMQSRIVKGLFFAGEVLDIDGVTGGFNFQSSWTTGWIAGSAMGAPG encoded by the coding sequence GCGGACCCGCAGGCTTTTTCGCCGCGATACGATGCGCCGAGTTAAACCCGAGTCTCAACGTGCTGATCCTCGAAAAAGCAACGCAAACCTTGGGCAAGGTAATCGTCTCCGGTGGCGGACGGTGTAATGTGACCCATGCCTGTTTTGACCCGGCGCGGTTGGTTGCGTTCTATCCGCGCGGGGGCAATGAGCTACGGGGAGCGTTCGCGCGCTTCCAACCGCGAGACACGATAGCGTGGTTCGAAACGCGCGGGGTGAAGTTGAAGACTGAAGCCGACGGGCGTATCTTCCCTGTGACCGACGATTCGAACACAATTGCAGATTGCCTGCGCAGCGCGGCGAAGTCGGCCGGTGTGGAGGTCTGGGGACACTCCCGCCTCGGTCGTGTGGATCGAAATCAAGATGAGAGTTTCCAACTCACTACGCAAACGCTTCGGGATGTGTTCACGCGCCTGCGCGCCGGGAAACTTCTTCTCGCAACGGGCAGTGACCGAAAAACGCTCGCCATAGTCAAATTGCTCGGACACACTGTCGTCGATCCCGTGCCATCTTTATTCACCTTCAACGTCCGGGACGAGCGCATCAAAGGCTTGGAAGGCGTGTCTGTGGCGTCCGTCTCATTGAAAATGGATTCACTCTCCACCCAAGGCGCTTTACTGATCACACACTGGGGGTTGAGCGGTCCAGCCGTGTTGAGACTTTCAGCATGGGGCGCCCGCGAATTCTATGGAATGAATTACCGCGCCGAACTGACCATTAACTGGCTGGACAACTATTCATTCGACAAGGCTCTCGATGTGTTGCAACGCAACAAAGCATGGAAAGAGAACGCCCGCAAAAAACTTTCCTCGCATGCCGCGTTCTCGCAAATCCCCGCGCGGCTTTGGAAGCGATTGGTTGACTTTATCGGCGATAAAAACTGGGCAGATGTGTCCAAAGAGGAAGTGCGAAAACTCGCCAAAGAATTAACGGCTGGAACATTTACGATTCAAAGCAAAGGGGTTTTTAAGGAGGAGTTCGTCACCTGCGGCGGGGTGAATTTGAAAGAAGTGGATTTTAAAACAATGCAAAGCCGCATCGTGAAAGGGTTGTTTTTTGCAGGCGAAGTCCTGGATATCGACGGCGTCACCGGCGGGTTTAATTTCCAATCCTCGTGGACGACCGGTTGGATTGCGGGAAGCGCCATGGGCGCTCCGGGGTGA